TGACATATTCTGTCAAATGGGAACCTACCAATATCACTTTTGCTCATCGTTTTGACGTATACTTGGACTACCCATTTTTTGAGCATCAGGTAGATTTTAGCTTGAGGCATTATTTCTTCAAGCAAACTTACTATaccttttttgttttgtatcacTAGATCTAGATcaatttaaagttataaaatccTCACGTGTTCAATGTGGCATAGAGAAATTCATTATCGTGCTTGAATTTCATATTGGTTATAATTGTAATATTCACTCTGCAGATCCATTGGTTCTCCATATTTAATTCCTTCATGATGGTCATCTTCCTTACTGGTTTGGTGTCTATGATTTTGATGAGGACACTGAGGAATGATTATGCCAAGTATGCTCGGGAAGATGATGATCTCGAAACCCTGGTAAAGACTTGATGCTGAAGAACCTTGTGTTTAACTAAGGCTTGAATAGGCTTTATGTCCTATAACGTTAATGTTATTGTCTCAGGAAAGAGATGTTAGTGAAGAGTCTGGTTGGAAACTTGTTCATGGGGATGTGTTTCGACCTCCTCATTATCTAGCGCTAATTTCAGCTCTTGTTGGTACTGGGGCACAACTTGCACTGCTTGTTCTCCTAGTCATTCTGTTTGCAATTGTGGGGACATTATATATTGGGTATGCCGGAGCActtgacattattttttaaaatcctaACAGCATGTATACATTTCCGAATTCAAATACATCAACCCATTTGCCTAGCACATGCTATCTAATTGCCTTAGCCGAAATTGCATCTGCCCAACACTTCAGAATATTTAGCCTGCTTCCAACACTTGGTTTTATTCCTTCAATTCTGCCAACTCTTGCTGACACTTGAATCAACTTTGTCTTGCCATCGTCAAGTCCTGCATCCTTGCCTTGTCAAGCCAATACACTGTCTTTCCTTGCCGATGCCACTGCTCACACATACACCCCAAAGGTGGACATATGCCTGTGTTTGCCTTTGCACATCCTAGCTGCCTTGCCCACAGTCAAGCATCTTGAACGCTTTGCTGCACACCAACACTTCGCTGCACAGCTGCACTATTTATCCGCACACATGCCAAGCCCAATGCCCAAATCCTTGCCATGCCAGTCTGACGTTGCTTTGTTAGACTAGGGGTCTAACACTATCCAACCTATTGATGATTCGTGTTGGGACAGGAAATAATGACGTCATATATGTTGGCAGTGCATGAAACACATAATTAATCAGAGTCAGTTTTATCCCTAGTGGAAGGTACTGAGACTGCCACCTTTCTATCCTCTTCTCACACTTCTCAATCACCCCATTCCAGATTTCCATAGACTTGAATTTTTCCCCCAAAGACATAGCCAAGTACGTGGTTGGTAGGACACCCACTTCACCTCCAAGACTGTTGTTACTCTTTCTAGttccatttattttaactaACTCCATGTATATGCTACGTTGACAGAATTATCAGCTTAAACTgcattgtttttcttttttttttttgggtgggggAAGGGGAGGAAAGCTTAAATGTCACgtgcatattattttttttgcaggAGAGGAGCTATTGTCACAACTTTCATAGTATGCTAtgctttgacatcattcatttcaGGCTATGTTAGTGGTGCAATGTACTCACGGAATGGTGGTATATGCTCTTGCTTATCTATATTTATGCATACAAGCCACTACTTTTGCCTAACGTCTTCTTTATGGCTTGCCATTTTTTGTTCATCTGACTAACAAAGTACAGATGAACAGAATATTTTGCCTTCATATTTGTTAGTGTACACTGTAGACATTTCTGGTACCAACATTATCTGGTGCACAGCTTTTATTTCCTTGTATATTAGGTTCACTCTGTGTGTAATCTATGGATATATAAAGTATTTCATTTGGTTTACTATGTATATATTTGCTTAAACCATGTTACTCTGTCTGAATGTCTACATAGAATTGTCATGGTGTTTGGTTCCTAATTGCAGGGAAAAGCTGGATCAAATCTATGATTCTTACAGCGTCACTTTTACCCTTTTTATGCTTTGGGATTGGCTTTATTCTGAACACAATTGCAATATTTTATGGGTCTCTAGCAGCCATTCCCTTTGGTACTATGGTAGTTGTCTTTGTCATCTGGGCCTTCATTTCCTTCCCCCTGGCTCTTCTTGGTACTGTTTTTGGGAGAAACTGGAGTGGCGCTCCAAACAATCCATGCCGTGTCAAGACCATACCTCGGCCTATTCCCGAAAAGAAGTGGTATCTGACACCATCTGTAGTTTCCTTGATGGGAGGATTGCTGCCATTTGGAAGCATATTTATTGAGATGTATTTTGTCTTCACCTCCTTCTGGAATTACAAGGTAAAGTCTAACCTTCTGCGAGGTTTACAAACACTGAGTCACTTGGTATAACAATCTGAAGGGGAAGAGTTGACAGATGTAGATACAAAGAACTTGAATACAATTCTTCAATTGATTAGGAATTGTTTctaatgaatatgaatatgaaatgacTTATGGATTCAAAATACAATGAGGGGTCCTCCTCCCTTTGGTCTGACTGTTTGCTTGTTCGTTTCAGCTAGTTCATTGTGTTTCATCTGCCACCCCACCGATAAGGAGTAATTGGGTAATTGGAAGGGGAATCCGTTAAATATTGAGAACCTTCTTAATGGTGGGGGTAATTTTTTTTAGCCATATAGTATAATGGAGGATAGATGTGACCATTATATTGAAGTAGAGGGGTAAAATTGTCCCTTTATTAAATGTTCTGGAGAAGAACTGGAAAAAATTACATAGGATGATGACAAGTTCATTGCTTCTGGACAGACAGATATTACATTCCTTTAGGTGTATTCAGTTTATTTATTGTACCTAcagaatagtttttttttttttttgtgcttTTGCACATTTTATTTGTCTAACTCTTCATCAGATGCTCCTACTTCATTTCATTCCTTCCCTCCCCGAGTATGGAGGGCAAAGAAAAGGGGGAGAGGATCATCCTTTTTTCATCCTTGGCTAGTATGGGAAAGGACAAACAGCTAAGGGATTTGAACGTACTCCTTTTATATCATATGTTGTAATTTGCATTTGTCAACTTTTtaaattgaagaagaatataTGCCTCTTATTAGGTAGTGGCATTATGCAGTTTTCTGTGGAGCTGCTGGGCTTTTGCAAAATTTGAAGTCATTGCTAATCTCTTCTATTGTGTTCTTTTACAGGTATACTATGTGTATGGATTTATGCTTCTGGTGTTTCTGATCCTCATTATTGTTACGGTCTGCGTGACTATTGTGGGAACATATTTCCTACTAAATGCTGAAAATTATCATTGGCAGTGGACTTCGTTTTCCTCAGCTGCCTCTACCGCTGTCTATGTATACCTGTACTctgtatattattatt
The sequence above is a segment of the Solanum lycopersicum chromosome 10, SLM_r2.1 genome. Coding sequences within it:
- the LOC101262570 gene encoding transmembrane 9 superfamily member 1, with amino-acid sequence MLPTAPSLSLVLFLAAFIIFPPALASESDHKYQADDPVTLWVNKVGPYNNPQETYNYYSLPFCHASGNTHKWGGLGEVLGGNELIDSQIDLRFQKNVDKGSICELELDEMKVKQFKDAIENNYWSEFFIDDLPLWGFVGELHTDRISDNKHVLYTHKNINIKYNKDQIIHVNLSQESPKPLEAGRTLDMTYSVKWEPTNITFAHRFDVYLDYPFFEHQIHWFSIFNSFMMVIFLTGLVSMILMRTLRNDYAKYAREDDDLETLERDVSEESGWKLVHGDVFRPPHYLALISALVGTGAQLALLVLLVILFAIVGTLYIGRGAIVTTFIVCYALTSFISGYVSGAMYSRNGGKSWIKSMILTASLLPFLCFGIGFILNTIAIFYGSLAAIPFGTMVVVFVIWAFISFPLALLGTVFGRNWSGAPNNPCRVKTIPRPIPEKKWYLTPSVVSLMGGLLPFGSIFIEMYFVFTSFWNYKVYYVYGFMLLVFLILIIVTVCVTIVGTYFLLNAENYHWQWTSFSSAASTAVYVYLYSVYYYYVKTKMSGFFQTSFYFGYTLMFCLGLGILCGAVGFLGSNLFVRRIYRNIKCD